From Staphylococcus delphini, one genomic window encodes:
- a CDS encoding DUF3870 domain-containing protein: protein MGENNTILVTGFAQLPKGTPLYELHRHIACVLEIDLETAIITDASFNFILSTTNQFLSSLVIGYCLHDGIVELSKTIQTKFISGEQKALIQSINACFDRYQYFLERSRQ from the coding sequence ATGGGAGAAAACAACACAATTTTAGTCACCGGCTTTGCTCAATTACCGAAAGGCACACCACTTTATGAACTGCATCGTCATATCGCCTGTGTGTTAGAAATTGATTTAGAAACTGCCATTATTACAGATGCAAGCTTTAATTTTATATTATCTACGACCAATCAATTTCTTTCTAGTTTAGTCATTGGCTACTGTCTGCATGATGGTATTGTAGAGCTGAGTAAAACGATACAAACTAAATTTATTTCAGGTGAACAAAAGGCGCTCATCCAATCTATTAACGCGTGTTTTGATCGCTACCAATATTTTTTAGAACGTTCGCGTCAATAA
- a CDS encoding M23 family metallopeptidase, producing the protein MKKLTTATIATLGLMTFGYATQNDADAAEQTLTASYSEATHDYVTIDEQGNRHHTLDGVWNPSMFQQQLYQSSYVDAQGYMHYVYYTTTQQMNGNDYSASYSHGYIRENGYPGYQQRRHQTEAYNASSQQWQVNTTDQLGQATTTQNHVQPSQLRTAPQNTNVQANTAESDGQTARDASWLRSHPQIQPYGQYHGGGAHYGVDYGMPVGTPVRSLTNGTVIESGWSPYGGGNQITIQEEDSNHYQWYMHMSQLNVQKGDRVTEGQQIGLSGNTGNSTAPHLHFQRMSGGVGNQYAVNPTSYLASKS; encoded by the coding sequence ATGAAAAAATTAACGACTGCAACAATCGCTACACTCGGTTTAATGACGTTCGGTTATGCCACACAAAATGACGCTGATGCGGCAGAACAAACGTTGACTGCTTCATACTCAGAAGCAACACATGACTATGTCACAATTGACGAGCAAGGCAATCGTCATCATACATTAGATGGTGTATGGAATCCATCTATGTTTCAACAACAACTGTATCAATCTTCTTATGTAGATGCCCAAGGATATATGCACTATGTGTATTACACGACGACACAACAAATGAATGGTAATGATTACTCAGCTAGCTACTCACATGGCTACATTCGAGAAAATGGCTACCCAGGTTATCAACAACGCCGTCATCAAACAGAAGCATACAATGCATCTTCGCAACAATGGCAAGTTAACACAACAGATCAATTAGGCCAAGCGACAACGACTCAAAATCATGTACAACCCAGTCAATTGAGAACGGCGCCACAAAATACAAATGTACAAGCGAATACAGCAGAGTCAGATGGCCAAACAGCACGTGATGCAAGTTGGTTAAGAAGTCACCCTCAAATCCAACCTTATGGTCAATATCATGGGGGCGGTGCGCATTATGGCGTGGACTATGGTATGCCAGTTGGGACGCCGGTCCGTTCATTAACCAATGGTACAGTCATTGAAAGTGGTTGGAGCCCATATGGTGGAGGTAACCAAATTACTATTCAAGAAGAAGATAGCAATCATTATCAATGGTATATGCACATGAGTCAATTAAATGTCCAAAAAGGTGACCGTGTGACTGAAGGACAACAAATTGGATTGTCAGGGAATACAGGTAACTCAACTGCACCGCATTTACACTTCCAACGTATGTCAGGTGGTGTAGGCAACCAATATGCCGTCAATCCAACAAGTTATTTAGCAAGCAAATCATAA
- a CDS encoding helix-turn-helix transcriptional regulator yields MIENKVAEMRKKAGFTQLELSHLVGVTRRTIISLEKGNYTPSLLLALNIAKALDVDVNKIFTLKDE; encoded by the coding sequence ATGATTGAGAATAAGGTAGCCGAAATGAGAAAAAAAGCAGGATTCACCCAATTAGAATTAAGTCACTTAGTGGGGGTGACAAGAAGGACCATTATATCGTTAGAAAAAGGAAATTATACGCCGTCATTGCTTTTAGCTTTGAATATCGCTAAAGCCCTTGATGTTGATGTTAACAAAATTTTTACACTAAAGGATGAATAA
- a CDS encoding CoA transferase subunit A, producing the protein MSGKVVNHINEALKDLEDGMTLLVGGFGLCGIPEYAIEAIRQKGTKNLTVVSNNCGVDDFGLGRLLDNKQIAKMVSSYVGENKIFEKQLINGDLDVELTPQGTLAEKLRAGGAGIPAFYTQTGVGTQVAEGKETREFNGKTYLLEEAITGDFGILKAQKADTFGNLIFNQTARNFNPLCAVAAKTTIVEVEEIVPVGEIDPDHVHLPGVYIDYIFLGKQYEKRIEKRTIKEG; encoded by the coding sequence ATGAGCGGAAAAGTTGTGAATCATATCAATGAAGCATTGAAAGATCTTGAAGATGGGATGACCCTGCTTGTCGGAGGGTTTGGGTTATGTGGCATTCCAGAATATGCAATTGAAGCCATACGCCAAAAAGGCACAAAAAACTTAACTGTAGTAAGTAATAACTGCGGTGTTGACGACTTTGGTTTAGGACGTCTTTTAGATAATAAGCAAATTGCCAAAATGGTCAGTTCTTACGTCGGTGAAAATAAGATTTTTGAAAAACAACTCATTAATGGTGATCTTGACGTTGAGTTAACCCCTCAAGGGACGCTAGCAGAAAAGTTACGTGCTGGGGGCGCAGGTATCCCTGCATTTTATACACAAACGGGCGTCGGAACACAAGTTGCTGAAGGAAAAGAAACGCGAGAGTTCAATGGTAAAACTTATTTATTAGAAGAAGCCATTACTGGGGACTTTGGTATTTTAAAAGCACAAAAAGCAGATACATTTGGAAATCTTATTTTTAATCAAACAGCACGAAACTTCAATCCGTTATGTGCAGTAGCCGCAAAAACTACGATTGTTGAAGTGGAAGAAATCGTTCCCGTTGGTGAAATCGATCCTGACCACGTCCACCTACCTGGCGTATATATTGATTACATTTTTTTAGGCAAACAATATGAAAAACGTATCGAAAAGCGCACGATTAAGGAGGGATAA
- the fahA gene encoding fumarylacetoacetase, translating to MKSFLDIDPKSDFPIQNLPYGVFSTANDADKHVGVAIGTYVLDVTALEREGLLDDVLQGHRNVFNQGVINPFLALKNDIWSAVRKKLQTLLSIEDETLQSHDALRERVLISQQNIQLHVPVKVNDYTDFYASKNHATNVGTLFRGKDNALMPNWTHLPIGYHGRASSIVMSGTAIQRPVGQTKPKDADQPLFGPCQQLDYEYEMGFIVGYGNALQNPIDVKHAKDHVFGVVIVNDWSARDIQAWEYQPLGPFLAKNFATSISPWIVTMEALEAFKTAGPQQDPVPFDYLQDPESDNSFDLTLETYLKPAEVDVPTMIAQTNYNSTYWSIAQMVAHHTITGCNLQTGDMLATGTISGKTRHERGSLMEIAWRGSEPVQIGNVTRSWLEDGDTLTMKAYAENGTYRIGFGEVTGTILPAQS from the coding sequence ATGAAATCATTTTTAGACATTGATCCAAAATCAGACTTTCCAATACAAAATTTACCTTATGGTGTATTTTCAACAGCAAATGACGCCGATAAGCATGTGGGTGTCGCAATTGGCACATATGTTTTAGATGTCACAGCATTAGAGCGAGAAGGCTTGTTGGACGACGTACTTCAAGGCCATCGCAATGTTTTTAATCAAGGCGTTATTAATCCTTTTCTTGCATTAAAAAATGACATATGGTCTGCTGTGCGCAAAAAGTTACAAACGTTATTGTCCATCGAAGACGAGACACTGCAGTCTCATGACGCACTAAGGGAACGTGTATTGATTTCTCAACAAAACATTCAACTTCATGTTCCTGTCAAAGTAAATGATTACACGGATTTTTATGCATCCAAAAATCATGCAACCAATGTAGGGACACTATTCAGAGGTAAAGACAATGCTTTAATGCCGAACTGGACACATCTCCCTATTGGCTACCACGGTCGTGCAAGTTCTATCGTTATGAGCGGCACAGCTATTCAACGCCCGGTTGGCCAAACCAAACCTAAAGATGCAGACCAACCTTTATTTGGACCTTGTCAACAATTAGATTACGAATACGAAATGGGCTTTATCGTAGGTTATGGCAATGCGCTCCAAAACCCCATCGATGTAAAACACGCAAAAGACCATGTATTCGGCGTCGTGATTGTCAATGACTGGAGTGCTCGCGATATACAAGCGTGGGAGTATCAACCGCTGGGACCTTTCTTAGCCAAAAACTTTGCCACATCCATTTCACCTTGGATTGTGACAATGGAAGCTTTAGAAGCCTTTAAAACGGCAGGCCCCCAACAAGATCCAGTTCCTTTTGACTATTTGCAAGACCCAGAATCAGACAACAGTTTTGATTTAACATTGGAAACGTATCTTAAACCTGCTGAAGTCGATGTGCCTACAATGATTGCACAAACAAACTATAACTCAACGTATTGGAGTATTGCTCAAATGGTCGCACACCATACAATCACAGGGTGCAATCTTCAAACAGGAGACATGCTTGCAACTGGAACGATTAGCGGTAAAACACGACATGAGCGTGGCAGCCTCATGGAAATTGCTTGGCGCGGTAGTGAACCTGTTCAAATCGGCAACGTGACACGCAGTTGGTTAGAAGATGGAGATACTTTGACAATGAAAGCCTACGCAGAAAACGGCACATATCGCATCGGATTTGGTGAAGTCACAGGAACAATTTTACCTGCACAATCATAA
- a CDS encoding VOC family protein: MEPIKNIHHISAIVGHPKENKDFYENVLHLRLVKKTVNFDDPGTYHLYFSNDNVDPGTIMTFFPWANAYDGRVGSGQVGRIAFRIPKNSKDYWIQRLKDYEIETTETELFHRPTIEFEDVHGLDLALVESDEEGETNKIVGFHGSVLLSLRPEETAKELTDDFGLTELEHDADYFHFETVGALKHHILIPKTPLPNGRWGVGTGHHIAWSVDNDEQHLAWRKELISQGYPVTEVKDRNYFNAIYTKERGHIIFEVATVGPGFERDEPKDQLGQKLMLPPQYESEREALLAELPELDE; encoded by the coding sequence ATGGAACCGATTAAAAATATCCATCACATCTCAGCAATCGTAGGCCATCCAAAAGAAAATAAAGATTTTTATGAAAATGTGCTTCACTTACGTTTAGTTAAAAAAACAGTGAACTTTGACGACCCAGGTACGTATCATTTATATTTCTCAAATGATAATGTAGACCCAGGTACAATTATGACTTTCTTCCCATGGGCAAACGCTTATGACGGTCGTGTCGGGAGTGGTCAAGTCGGTCGTATTGCTTTTAGAATTCCTAAAAATTCTAAAGACTACTGGATTCAACGTTTGAAAGACTATGAGATTGAAACAACAGAAACCGAGCTTTTCCACCGTCCAACGATTGAATTTGAAGATGTGCATGGTCTTGACTTAGCACTCGTTGAAAGTGATGAAGAAGGTGAGACGAACAAAATTGTTGGTTTTCACGGGTCAGTACTTTTATCGTTACGTCCTGAAGAAACTGCAAAAGAGCTGACGGATGATTTTGGTTTAACTGAGCTTGAACATGATGCAGACTACTTCCACTTTGAAACAGTAGGCGCATTGAAACATCATATCCTGATTCCTAAAACACCGCTGCCGAATGGGCGATGGGGCGTGGGGACAGGGCATCACATTGCGTGGTCTGTCGATAACGATGAACAACATCTTGCATGGCGAAAAGAGCTCATCAGCCAAGGTTATCCAGTGACAGAAGTGAAAGACCGCAACTATTTCAATGCGATTTATACGAAAGAACGCGGGCATATTATATTTGAAGTGGCGACAGTTGGACCAGGCTTTGAACGTGACGAACCTAAAGATCAACTCGGTCAAAAACTGATGTTACCACCTCAATATGAAAGTGAAAGAGAAGCATTGTTAGCTGAACTTCCTGAATTAGACGAATGA
- a CDS encoding (4Fe-4S)-binding protein produces the protein MAKQYTGEKINVYFEPKRCVHAAECVRGLGKVFDVDQRPWVQPDNASVEDVIKVIERCPSGALTYESPLYERETHGQTRVIYGDDGEIFMYGDFDLVYNGEMMHLNRAILTSDVSNTDNPPFYSKSFSKQGDKAQFYKKIQDEENDN, from the coding sequence ATGGCAAAACAGTATACGGGTGAAAAAATTAATGTTTACTTCGAGCCAAAACGGTGTGTGCATGCGGCTGAATGTGTCCGTGGACTAGGCAAAGTCTTTGATGTGGATCAAAGACCTTGGGTACAGCCCGACAACGCATCAGTAGAAGATGTCATCAAGGTGATTGAACGGTGTCCGAGCGGTGCATTAACGTATGAAAGTCCATTATACGAACGTGAGACACATGGTCAAACGAGAGTCATTTATGGCGATGACGGTGAAATCTTTATGTATGGTGATTTTGATTTAGTGTACAACGGTGAGATGATGCATTTAAATCGTGCTATTTTAACGAGCGACGTATCGAATACGGACAACCCACCGTTTTACAGTAAAAGTTTCAGTAAGCAAGGGGACAAAGCACAGTTTTACAAAAAGATTCAAGATGAAGAAAACGATAATTAG
- a CDS encoding MFS transporter, whose product MSIKTASLLLFNSVSSIGSRIFSFACAFYILQHTDSTASFTLYLTAIAISTLLTAPLLGIFAGRYHNKMMVIILQLLNVIFLFVFTIVFDMCFNYIIILGIMLNMTDTVIRMLIDVNVDHIVKEDVERYISLTLIIKTAIHVLAPIIGGLMIAVFNIETLALFNLLTEGLAILFVLNLPLNKEVNFENRYSKESLRKGYQYLKQKESLWRFCVVVIALDFLAKAFSIGMPIVAVQSMQLSPLQWGIVMLGGTVGGFVVSYFYSEKDLLKLTYRRAMILQSVTMLLIGGIAILEFNTMLAMLLLFVLNGLMHMSRTLANIPDALYLQQVTEVQYQAHVMRLQQTLLQVASPVALLFFGLMLNGHQVFIFLSVAVLTLALYAYLRRFLREINSLNG is encoded by the coding sequence ATGAGTATTAAAACAGCGAGCTTGCTTTTATTCAATAGCGTCTCATCTATCGGTTCGCGCATATTTAGTTTCGCATGTGCATTTTACATATTACAGCATACGGACAGCACAGCCAGTTTCACCCTTTATTTGACAGCGATTGCCATCTCTACACTGTTGACGGCACCATTGTTAGGCATCTTTGCGGGTCGCTATCATAATAAAATGATGGTCATCATTTTACAGTTGCTCAATGTGATTTTTCTGTTTGTATTCACGATTGTGTTTGACATGTGCTTTAACTACATCATTATTTTAGGCATTATGCTCAATATGACAGATACTGTAATTCGAATGTTGATCGATGTCAATGTTGATCATATTGTGAAAGAAGACGTTGAGCGTTACATATCATTAACACTTATAATTAAAACAGCAATTCATGTGTTAGCACCGATAATCGGAGGCCTCATGATTGCTGTCTTTAATATTGAAACTTTAGCACTGTTCAACCTTTTAACGGAAGGTCTGGCGATTCTCTTTGTGTTGAATTTGCCATTAAATAAAGAGGTGAACTTTGAAAATAGATATAGTAAAGAAAGTTTGCGAAAAGGATATCAATATTTAAAACAAAAAGAATCATTGTGGCGTTTTTGCGTCGTTGTGATTGCATTAGACTTTTTAGCTAAAGCTTTTTCAATAGGAATGCCCATCGTAGCAGTTCAATCGATGCAGTTGTCTCCACTGCAATGGGGGATTGTGATGTTAGGTGGAACAGTAGGGGGATTTGTCGTCTCATATTTTTATTCTGAGAAAGACCTTCTGAAGTTGACTTATCGACGTGCGATGATATTACAATCTGTTACGATGTTACTCATTGGGGGTATCGCCATATTAGAGTTCAACACAATGTTGGCGATGCTGTTGCTTTTTGTATTGAATGGATTGATGCACATGTCTCGCACTTTAGCGAATATTCCAGATGCTCTATACTTACAGCAAGTGACTGAAGTTCAGTATCAAGCACATGTCATGAGGCTCCAACAAACTTTATTACAAGTTGCATCTCCTGTAGCATTGTTGTTTTTTGGTTTAATGTTGAATGGCCATCAAGTTTTCATTTTTTTGAGTGTTGCCGTCCTTACATTGGCATTGTATGCATATTTGAGACGTTTTTTAAGAGAGATAAATTCATTAAATGGTTAG
- a CDS encoding 3-oxoacid CoA-transferase subunit B, protein MDKKTQRQKIIRRAAQEIKSNMVINLGIGMPTLVANEMNDHVENVYFQSENGLLGIGPYPSESEIDPDLINAGKETVTAVKGASFFDNADSFAMIRGGHIDLAILGGMEVSQNGDLANYMIPGKLVKGMGGAMDLVVGAQKVVVIMDHVNKYGESKVKKKCTLPLTGTQVITRLITDLAVFDFKDGQMWLTELQEGVTLEEVIAKTEAEFENQLK, encoded by the coding sequence ATGGATAAAAAAACACAACGTCAAAAAATCATTCGACGCGCAGCCCAAGAAATTAAAAGTAACATGGTCATTAATTTAGGAATTGGGATGCCGACTTTAGTAGCGAATGAAATGAACGATCACGTCGAAAATGTGTACTTCCAATCAGAAAATGGTTTGCTTGGGATTGGCCCGTATCCGTCAGAATCAGAAATCGATCCTGACCTTATCAATGCAGGGAAAGAAACCGTCACAGCAGTCAAAGGCGCATCTTTTTTTGACAACGCGGATTCTTTCGCCATGATTCGAGGTGGACATATTGATTTAGCCATATTAGGCGGCATGGAAGTCTCCCAGAACGGCGACCTTGCCAACTATATGATTCCTGGTAAACTCGTCAAAGGAATGGGAGGTGCCATGGATTTAGTCGTAGGTGCTCAAAAAGTAGTTGTCATAATGGATCATGTTAATAAATACGGAGAGTCAAAAGTCAAAAAAAAATGTACGTTGCCTTTAACAGGGACGCAAGTCATTACGCGATTAATTACCGATTTGGCTGTTTTTGATTTTAAAGATGGCCAAATGTGGCTCACAGAACTTCAAGAAGGCGTCACATTAGAAGAAGTCATCGCTAAAACAGAAGCAGAATTTGAAAATCAGTTAAAATGA
- a CDS encoding cation:proton antiporter regulatory subunit, translating to MEGQIIPGVGTQYSLTTTNNETVHVILHYNGKREIYITDDDEDVIANIGLNESEAREIALKLMDVNHDTMEKKAFERFTLLRKQMLVDWIKVGQLSPLKDMNIEQAEHRVPNGVNIVGISRGSDIIPKPDSSERIHEGDILLVIGYNDAVSEFEAVCRPQG from the coding sequence ATGGAAGGACAAATCATCCCAGGTGTAGGGACTCAATACAGTCTCACTACAACGAACAATGAAACGGTACACGTCATCTTACACTACAATGGGAAACGAGAAATTTATATTACTGACGATGATGAAGATGTCATTGCCAACATTGGATTAAATGAAAGTGAAGCAAGAGAAATCGCATTAAAATTAATGGACGTCAACCACGATACTATGGAAAAAAAAGCGTTCGAACGTTTTACATTATTGCGTAAACAAATGCTCGTGGATTGGATTAAAGTAGGTCAACTTTCTCCATTAAAAGACATGAATATCGAACAAGCTGAACACCGTGTGCCAAATGGCGTGAACATTGTCGGGATTAGTCGCGGTTCGGACATTATTCCAAAACCTGATTCAAGCGAACGGATACATGAAGGGGACATTTTACTCGTCATTGGATATAACGATGCAGTTTCAGAATTCGAAGCCGTTTGTCGACCACAAGGATAG
- a CDS encoding thiolase family protein: MTKIVIAEAYRSPIGTFGGAFQHISATEINSQLIAHILKQSGLQGDDIDEVIVGNVLQAGLGQNPARISAITGGVAESVPAFTVNKVCGSGLKAIQLAYQSIRAGDNHIVLAGGTENMSQAPMLLDNGRFGFKMGHQTLRDSMIHDGLTDAFHHYHMGITAENIAEAYHISRAQQDQFALESYQKAIRAQQTGGFDKEILPIEVPHRKKQIITVSKDEDVREDTTLEVLQKLKPVFKKDGTVTAGNASGLNDGSAMMLVMTEEKAKTLNIQPLATIEGFASSGVSPAMMGMGPVSAIQRLMEKTNHSLDEIDVFEINEAFAVQSLAVLQALNLSSERVNPKGGSTALGHPIGASGARVLVTLLHQLSDENPHGVASLCIGGGQGIAIKVSHYKG; encoded by the coding sequence ATGACAAAAATCGTCATTGCTGAAGCCTATCGATCGCCTATTGGGACATTCGGTGGTGCTTTTCAACATATTTCAGCAACAGAAATCAATTCTCAACTCATTGCGCATATTTTAAAACAATCCGGCTTGCAAGGAGATGACATTGATGAAGTCATTGTCGGCAACGTCCTACAAGCGGGATTAGGTCAAAATCCGGCGCGCATTTCAGCCATTACCGGGGGCGTTGCGGAAAGTGTCCCTGCCTTTACAGTCAATAAAGTTTGTGGCTCTGGTTTAAAAGCGATTCAACTTGCCTACCAATCCATTCGAGCTGGAGACAATCACATCGTACTTGCAGGCGGGACTGAAAATATGTCTCAAGCGCCCATGTTATTAGACAACGGGCGGTTCGGATTTAAAATGGGACATCAAACATTACGTGACAGTATGATTCATGACGGTTTAACGGATGCCTTTCACCACTATCATATGGGCATCACAGCAGAAAATATTGCTGAGGCATATCATATTAGTAGGGCACAGCAAGATCAATTTGCACTTGAATCTTATCAAAAAGCCATTCGAGCACAGCAAACTGGCGGATTCGATAAAGAAATATTACCTATCGAAGTGCCGCATCGAAAAAAACAAATAATCACGGTCTCTAAAGATGAAGATGTGCGTGAGGATACAACATTAGAAGTACTCCAAAAATTAAAACCTGTCTTTAAAAAGGACGGTACTGTGACTGCTGGCAATGCTTCAGGTCTTAATGATGGCAGCGCAATGATGCTCGTCATGACAGAAGAAAAAGCAAAAACACTTAACATCCAACCCCTCGCAACGATTGAAGGCTTTGCATCGAGTGGTGTCAGTCCAGCAATGATGGGCATGGGGCCTGTTTCAGCCATACAGCGCTTAATGGAGAAAACGAATCATAGCTTAGATGAAATCGATGTCTTTGAAATTAACGAGGCGTTCGCGGTACAGTCACTGGCAGTTTTACAAGCATTGAACCTGTCCTCTGAGCGCGTCAATCCTAAAGGTGGCAGTACCGCATTAGGCCATCCAATCGGCGCTTCAGGTGCCCGCGTGTTGGTGACACTGCTTCATCAATTAAGCGATGAAAATCCTCATGGCGTGGCTTCTCTATGTATTGGTGGCGGCCAAGGTATTGCCATTAAAGTCTCACACTACAAGGGGTGA
- a CDS encoding MFS transporter has protein sequence MGNVDIKKVIDGSKMNSFHFKLLFVFILLAMFDGYDMFYLGNIIPSLIREWHITPETAGMITSSGLFGMVIGALFLGMMADKLGRRQTIVAATVLFSLFTLIASFSMNAIFFSVCRFIAGLGLGGILPVLNASLGEVLPKDKRISVVTLVNIGVPIGSVLTSLVAMFIIPQLGWRAMLWVGALPILFVPLILKVVPNSPEYSYRHGRFEDLAQLLNRITNQTTYNAQMYTYIFRKDEKGEQKNKLFDLFVNHRALTTLIFWTASFMNLVALYGLSTWLPQMMVNAGYSLTSSISFLLILNIGSIAGAIVGGGLADWFRVKYVIVLYFATCFAVLMFLGFKPVALITYALLFIAGATTSGTQMLINSYIASFYPSQIKSTGTGWGIGIGRIGGICGPLIGGLILGLGTLPYIYNFVVFAIPCLIAAIVILFVQEKYSATR, from the coding sequence ATGGGGAACGTGGATATTAAGAAAGTTATTGATGGGTCAAAAATGAATTCGTTTCACTTTAAGTTGCTATTCGTATTTATTTTGTTAGCCATGTTTGATGGTTATGACATGTTTTATTTAGGAAATATTATCCCTTCTTTAATCCGTGAATGGCATATTACGCCAGAGACGGCGGGGATGATTACGAGCTCGGGGCTTTTTGGTATGGTCATCGGGGCGTTGTTTTTAGGAATGATGGCAGATAAGCTGGGACGACGTCAAACGATTGTGGCAGCGACTGTTTTATTTTCACTGTTTACATTAATTGCGAGTTTCTCTATGAACGCAATATTTTTCTCAGTTTGTCGTTTTATTGCTGGATTGGGATTAGGCGGTATTTTACCTGTGCTTAACGCCTCTCTAGGAGAAGTGCTCCCTAAAGACAAACGCATCAGTGTGGTTACATTAGTGAACATTGGTGTGCCGATTGGGAGTGTACTCACTTCTTTAGTTGCGATGTTTATCATACCACAATTGGGTTGGCGAGCGATGTTATGGGTTGGGGCGCTACCTATATTGTTTGTGCCACTGATTTTAAAGGTCGTACCCAATTCACCTGAGTATTCGTATCGACATGGGCGTTTTGAAGATTTAGCCCAACTTTTAAACCGTATTACAAATCAAACAACCTACAACGCACAAATGTACACATATATTTTTAGAAAAGATGAAAAAGGTGAACAGAAAAATAAACTGTTCGACTTATTTGTAAACCATCGGGCACTGACAACACTCATTTTCTGGACGGCTTCTTTTATGAATTTAGTTGCACTTTATGGCTTGAGTACTTGGTTACCTCAAATGATGGTGAACGCAGGTTATTCGTTGACATCAAGCATTAGCTTCTTACTCATATTAAATATTGGTTCCATTGCAGGTGCAATTGTTGGAGGGGGACTCGCTGATTGGTTTAGAGTGAAGTATGTGATTGTACTTTATTTTGCAACATGTTTTGCAGTCCTAATGTTTTTAGGTTTCAAACCTGTTGCTTTGATCACTTATGCTTTACTTTTCATTGCGGGCGCGACAACCAGCGGAACACAAATGCTGATCAACAGTTATATTGCAAGTTTTTATCCTTCACAAATTAAGTCTACAGGGACAGGTTGGGGTATTGGCATTGGAAGAATTGGTGGGATTTGTGGGCCATTAATCGGTGGCTTGATCTTAGGGTTAGGTACACTGCCGTATATTTATAATTTTGTTGTATTTGCGATTCCATGTTTAATTGCTGCAATTGTCATCTTGTTTGTTCAGGAGAAATACAGTGCGACACGATAA